One Arthrobacter sp. StoSoilB20 DNA segment encodes these proteins:
- a CDS encoding MmcQ/YjbR family DNA-binding protein — MDVSTLRAICLGFPGAFEDFPFGPETSVFKVRAAVAGGARHEAKMFALSTMDPDNWSVSLKCEPALAEQLRAANPEITGAWHMNKTHWNGVRLDGALSDDMVRDMVEDSYDLVVATLSRKQQEQLGWARLAKPQGS; from the coding sequence ATGGACGTTTCCACCCTCCGTGCGATCTGCCTCGGCTTTCCCGGCGCCTTTGAAGACTTTCCGTTCGGACCCGAAACGTCCGTCTTCAAGGTCCGTGCCGCCGTCGCCGGTGGTGCACGCCACGAAGCCAAGATGTTCGCACTCTCCACCATGGATCCGGACAACTGGTCCGTGAGCCTCAAGTGCGAGCCGGCGCTGGCAGAGCAACTCAGGGCAGCAAATCCTGAGATCACCGGCGCCTGGCACATGAACAAGACCCACTGGAACGGCGTGCGGCTGGATGGGGCGCTGTCCGATGACATGGTGCGGGACATGGTGGAGGACTCCTATGACCTGGTGGTGGCTACCCTCAGCCGCAAACAGCAGGAGCAACTGGGCTGGGCGCGGCTGGCAAAACCGCAGGGCAGCTGA
- the acs gene encoding acetate--CoA ligase: protein MTSAVPKISQSTSDATASEAGLLDAPGSSLGSSGWSSTEPADGAVHGAGSGGRARHGSFDQAGSAVDFWEEQARRLHWAAPWHTAHSWKPVDVEAGHGPEIRWFDGGKLNVAYNCVDRHVLAGRGGKVALYFEGEPGDRRAITYAELQREVCKAANALLDLGITKGDRVVIYLPVIPETVIITLAVARIGAIHSLVFGGFSAEALRFRVEDTGAKLLVTTDGQYRRGVAVPVKDNADAAVAGDNAIEHVLVINRTTPAGDLASVPMEGGRDVWWHDAVGTASDVHEPEAFDAETPLFIMYTSGTTGKPKGLVHTSGGYLTQASWSFEYLFSNPDPALRDSDVHWCTADLAWVTAHTYEIYGPLSNGVTQVIFEGTPNTPHPGRHFEIIERYKVTQYYTAPTLVRSLMGWFPDGVPDSYDFSSIRVLGTVGEAVNPEAWRWLRDNIGGGTTPMVDTWWQSETGACIMSPSPTDTDFKPGCAARALPGVSTRVVDEAGVLSAPGVQGFIVVDRPGPAIARTVWGNPRRYFDSYWSQYPEQGWFLAGDGAKYDTDGDIWILGRVDDTLNVSGHLLSTIEIESALVSHPDVVEAGVCPVADPTTGHAVVAFVVLRSDAVTAANGDASGGPAADVTNDLRNHVAKEIGPIAKPRDVVVVADVPKTRSGKIMRRLLTQLFEGTALGDTTSLQNEPAIAGIQDVLRERALVKENS from the coding sequence ATGACTTCTGCCGTACCCAAAATTTCACAATCCACTTCGGACGCGACGGCCTCCGAAGCAGGGCTGCTTGACGCGCCCGGTTCCTCTCTTGGCTCTTCGGGATGGTCCTCGACTGAGCCTGCGGACGGCGCTGTGCACGGCGCCGGTTCCGGCGGGCGGGCGCGTCACGGCAGTTTCGACCAAGCCGGGTCCGCAGTGGATTTCTGGGAAGAGCAGGCCCGGCGATTGCACTGGGCGGCGCCTTGGCACACAGCGCATAGCTGGAAGCCGGTGGACGTCGAGGCGGGCCACGGCCCGGAGATCCGCTGGTTCGACGGCGGCAAGCTGAACGTTGCGTACAACTGCGTGGACCGGCATGTGCTGGCCGGACGCGGTGGCAAGGTGGCTTTGTACTTCGAGGGCGAACCCGGTGACCGCCGCGCCATCACGTATGCCGAACTGCAGCGTGAAGTCTGCAAAGCGGCCAATGCCCTCCTGGATTTGGGCATTACCAAGGGTGACCGCGTGGTCATCTACCTCCCCGTGATTCCTGAAACCGTGATCATCACCCTGGCTGTGGCCCGCATCGGCGCGATCCATTCACTGGTCTTCGGCGGATTCTCCGCAGAGGCGCTGCGGTTCCGGGTGGAGGACACCGGGGCAAAACTCCTGGTGACCACGGATGGGCAGTACCGTCGCGGGGTTGCCGTGCCCGTCAAGGACAACGCAGATGCCGCCGTCGCCGGTGACAACGCAATCGAACACGTCCTGGTCATCAACCGGACCACCCCTGCCGGGGATCTCGCTTCCGTCCCCATGGAAGGAGGCCGTGATGTCTGGTGGCACGACGCTGTGGGCACCGCCTCCGACGTTCACGAGCCCGAAGCCTTCGACGCCGAGACTCCCCTGTTCATCATGTACACCTCCGGGACCACCGGAAAGCCGAAAGGCCTGGTCCATACCTCCGGCGGCTACCTGACCCAGGCGTCCTGGAGCTTCGAGTACCTCTTCAGCAACCCGGATCCGGCCCTGCGGGACAGTGACGTCCATTGGTGCACCGCTGACCTCGCATGGGTCACGGCGCACACGTACGAGATCTACGGGCCGCTCTCCAACGGCGTGACGCAGGTAATCTTCGAGGGCACACCCAACACCCCGCACCCGGGCCGTCACTTCGAGATCATCGAGCGCTACAAGGTCACCCAGTATTACACCGCTCCCACCTTGGTACGGTCCCTCATGGGCTGGTTTCCCGACGGCGTCCCTGACAGCTACGATTTCTCGTCCATCCGTGTCCTGGGAACCGTGGGCGAAGCGGTCAATCCCGAAGCCTGGCGCTGGCTCCGCGACAACATCGGCGGCGGCACCACTCCCATGGTGGATACGTGGTGGCAGTCCGAGACCGGCGCCTGCATCATGTCGCCCTCGCCCACGGATACGGACTTCAAGCCGGGTTGCGCCGCACGTGCATTGCCGGGTGTGAGCACGCGGGTAGTGGACGAGGCCGGGGTACTTTCAGCACCGGGCGTCCAGGGCTTCATCGTGGTGGACCGCCCCGGCCCCGCTATCGCCCGGACCGTGTGGGGCAACCCGCGCCGCTACTTCGATTCCTACTGGAGCCAGTACCCGGAGCAGGGTTGGTTCCTTGCCGGTGACGGTGCAAAATACGACACCGACGGCGACATCTGGATCCTCGGGCGCGTGGACGACACCCTCAATGTTTCGGGCCACTTGCTGTCCACCATCGAGATCGAGTCCGCACTGGTCTCCCACCCGGACGTGGTGGAGGCCGGAGTCTGTCCCGTCGCCGATCCCACAACCGGGCACGCAGTGGTGGCGTTCGTAGTCCTCCGCAGCGATGCCGTGACTGCCGCGAACGGCGACGCCTCCGGCGGGCCGGCTGCGGACGTCACCAACGACCTCCGCAACCACGTTGCCAAGGAGATCGGCCCGATCGCCAAGCCGCGCGACGTCGTCGTGGTTGCCGACGTACCCAAGACCCGCAGCGGCAAGATCATGCGCCGGCTGCTGACCCAACTGTTCGAGGGAACCGCCCTGGGCGATACCACCTCGCTCCAGAACGAACCGGCGATTGCCGGAATCCAGGACGTCCTGCGCGAGCGGGCATTAGTAAAGGAAAATTCATGA
- a CDS encoding CoA-binding protein — protein sequence MMHVNDPAVVERLMRTKGTWAIVGLSTNQWRSAYDVSLYVRDKMGMEIIPVNLKGEDVHGEKGYKTLADIPESRHPIDVVDCFVNSQRVGAVIDQAIAIGAKAVWLQLGVFDDEATQRAKDAGLEVVVNSCPAREGWHYGL from the coding sequence ATGATGCATGTCAACGATCCGGCGGTAGTGGAACGCTTGATGCGAACAAAAGGTACCTGGGCCATCGTTGGCCTCAGCACCAACCAATGGCGCTCCGCTTACGACGTCTCCCTCTACGTCCGGGACAAGATGGGCATGGAGATCATCCCCGTCAACCTCAAAGGGGAGGACGTCCACGGAGAGAAGGGGTACAAGACCCTTGCCGACATCCCGGAGTCAAGGCACCCGATTGACGTTGTGGACTGCTTCGTCAATTCCCAGCGGGTTGGCGCGGTGATCGACCAAGCCATTGCCATCGGCGCCAAGGCGGTGTGGCTCCAGTTGGGCGTATTCGACGACGAAGCCACCCAGCGCGCCAAGGACGCGGGCCTGGAAGTGGTAGTGAACTCCTGTCCGGCACGCGAAGGCTGGCACTACGGCTTGTGA
- the sfnG gene encoding dimethylsulfone monooxygenase SfnG: MTEISNVARLSEPLKFAYWVPNVSGGLVVSTIEQRTGWDFDYNKKLAQIAENSGFEYALTQTRYAASYGADKQHEATSFSLALLAATERLKVIAAVHPGMWHPGVLAKYIITADHISNGRAAVNIVSGWLKSEFINFGLEWLEHDERYVRTEEFINVLRGLWTEQGYSQGGKYYNITDFTLNPAPVDVPGRTHPEIFFGGNSTAAQATAGRVADWYFSNGKDLEGFKDNIAGVVAASGETKRGTEGALAAPRFGLNGFVIARDSEKEARDTLREIVEKAHKPAVQGFRDAVQEAGASTKDGKGMWADSTFEDLVQYNDGFKTQLIGTPEQIAERIVEYKKIGVNLFLTGYLHFQEEIAAFGQDILPIVRELEADLARRNGTELDLSSTPVASTPVAESVAV, translated from the coding sequence ATGACCGAGATCAGCAACGTCGCCCGACTCTCCGAGCCGCTCAAATTCGCCTACTGGGTTCCCAACGTCTCCGGCGGCCTGGTGGTGTCCACCATCGAGCAGCGCACCGGCTGGGACTTCGACTACAACAAGAAGCTGGCACAGATCGCCGAGAACTCCGGCTTTGAGTACGCGCTCACGCAGACCCGTTACGCGGCTTCCTACGGTGCGGACAAGCAGCACGAAGCAACGTCCTTCAGCCTTGCACTGCTGGCTGCGACGGAGCGACTCAAGGTCATAGCCGCCGTCCACCCGGGCATGTGGCACCCCGGTGTGCTGGCCAAGTACATCATCACCGCGGACCACATCTCCAATGGTCGAGCCGCCGTCAACATCGTCTCCGGCTGGCTCAAGAGCGAGTTCATCAACTTCGGCCTCGAATGGCTGGAGCACGACGAACGCTACGTCCGCACCGAGGAATTCATCAACGTCCTCCGGGGCCTCTGGACCGAACAGGGCTACAGCCAAGGCGGCAAGTACTACAACATCACCGACTTCACCCTGAACCCGGCACCCGTTGACGTTCCCGGCCGGACGCACCCGGAAATCTTCTTCGGCGGAAACTCGACGGCGGCACAGGCCACCGCGGGTCGAGTAGCGGACTGGTACTTCTCCAACGGCAAGGACCTTGAGGGCTTCAAGGACAACATTGCCGGCGTAGTTGCAGCGTCCGGCGAGACGAAGCGCGGCACCGAAGGGGCCCTTGCCGCCCCGCGCTTTGGGCTCAACGGCTTCGTGATTGCCCGCGACTCGGAGAAGGAAGCCCGCGATACCCTCCGCGAGATCGTGGAGAAAGCACACAAGCCCGCAGTCCAGGGGTTCCGCGATGCCGTGCAGGAAGCCGGCGCGTCCACCAAGGACGGCAAAGGCATGTGGGCCGACTCCACCTTCGAGGACCTGGTCCAGTACAACGACGGCTTCAAGACCCAGCTGATCGGCACGCCCGAGCAGATCGCCGAGAGGATCGTGGAATACAAGAAGATCGGCGTGAACCTGTTCCTCACCGGCTACCTGCACTTCCAGGAAGAGATCGCCGCGTTCGGGCAGGACATCCTCCCGATCGTCCGCGAACTCGAAGCCGACCTCGCACGCAGGAACGGCACCGAGCTGGACCTCTCCTCCACACCCGTCGCCTCCACACCTGTCGCAGAGTCGGTGGCCGTCTGA
- a CDS encoding polysaccharide deacetylase family protein: MPLSTPSRRAAFGLLGASMVAGLAACTPPESTPPEGSTPVLTPSGAAASPEAPGPNGALAVGGEIPTSSATPTPTATPSPTPAKRIRRTFIPDYQLPPIVGGLAPVITKIETKHPVVFLTIDDGNIKSPESVKLMAEYDYPASLFLTRDTVADNPAFFNAFKAQGSLVENHTVSHNINMVRQWGYQQQVNDMVGMQEYAFAHYGRRPTLFRPPGGAYSTVMRQAVAASGMKAIITWEAKANAGKMDYQVGNSLRPGDIVLMHFRAEFAADLAAFRAAQLAAGLEVVLLEDFLGVE; this comes from the coding sequence GTGCCACTTTCCACTCCCAGCAGACGGGCGGCCTTCGGACTCCTGGGTGCGTCCATGGTGGCCGGCCTGGCTGCCTGCACGCCGCCTGAAAGCACCCCACCTGAAGGTTCGACGCCGGTGCTGACGCCCAGTGGCGCTGCCGCCTCGCCCGAAGCGCCGGGTCCGAATGGTGCGCTGGCCGTCGGAGGCGAGATTCCGACGTCGTCCGCTACTCCCACACCAACTGCCACACCAAGCCCGACCCCGGCCAAGCGCATCCGGCGCACCTTCATCCCGGACTACCAGCTGCCGCCGATCGTGGGCGGATTGGCGCCCGTGATTACCAAGATCGAGACCAAGCACCCGGTGGTGTTCCTGACCATCGATGATGGCAACATCAAGTCGCCGGAGTCGGTGAAGCTGATGGCGGAGTACGACTACCCGGCCTCACTCTTCCTCACCAGGGACACGGTGGCCGACAACCCGGCCTTCTTCAACGCGTTCAAGGCCCAGGGCAGCTTGGTTGAGAACCACACAGTCAGCCACAACATCAACATGGTCCGGCAGTGGGGTTACCAGCAGCAGGTGAACGACATGGTGGGAATGCAGGAGTACGCCTTCGCGCACTATGGCCGCCGACCCACGTTGTTCAGGCCGCCGGGAGGTGCCTACTCCACCGTGATGCGCCAGGCCGTTGCGGCGTCGGGCATGAAAGCGATCATCACCTGGGAAGCGAAGGCGAACGCCGGGAAGATGGACTACCAAGTGGGCAACTCCTTGCGCCCCGGCGACATTGTGCTCATGCATTTCCGTGCTGAGTTTGCCGCAGACCTCGCCGCTTTCCGGGCCGCGCAGTTGGCTGCGGGACTGGAAGTGGTGCTGCTGGAGGACTTCCTGGGGGTTGAGTAG
- the ngcE gene encoding N-acetylglucosamine/diacetylchitobiose ABC transporter substrate-binding protein: MNVQHQSVGRRGFLRGALAAAVLVPMGGTIASCAAGGGTTTAGPTGTVSDTNPFGMADKAALDAVIFKGGYGIDYVEFAGKIFEKTHEGSTAKISPSTDIAQELQPRFVGGNPPDLIDNSGAKAIGFSTILAQLEDLTSVVEAKNLEGKVIKDTLYTGVLAPGTFDGKLAALNYVLTVFAVWYSDSLLKENGWTVPKTWDEMYALGEQAKAKGKYLFVWGKEAATYYQELAIASAIKEGGDDVRLALENLKADCWSHPAIQSVFTALDKIVKAGFFKPGGSGTQFTAAQAQWSNAQEAVFYPSGSWIENEMKDQTKAGFNMMGAPAPSVSASPKMPQTALHSAAGEPFIVPSQGKNAAGGKELLRIMLSKEAATNFAKTKLAPTIVKDTVPADGFGSTALVSQTKMLSDAGENIYTWNFIDLYGTNKDQLVVWNTFLDGKSDVATLTSALQNITDKVRNDSSVKKIEVK; this comes from the coding sequence ATGAACGTTCAGCACCAGTCCGTCGGTCGCCGTGGATTCCTGCGTGGAGCACTCGCTGCAGCCGTGCTCGTGCCCATGGGGGGAACCATTGCTTCATGCGCCGCGGGTGGCGGCACCACCACCGCCGGCCCCACGGGCACCGTCTCCGACACCAACCCGTTCGGCATGGCTGACAAGGCCGCCCTCGACGCCGTGATCTTCAAGGGTGGCTACGGGATCGACTACGTCGAGTTCGCCGGCAAGATCTTCGAAAAGACACATGAGGGCTCCACAGCCAAGATTTCCCCGTCAACGGACATCGCCCAGGAACTCCAGCCCCGCTTCGTCGGTGGCAACCCGCCGGACCTGATCGACAACTCCGGCGCCAAGGCCATTGGCTTCAGCACCATCCTTGCCCAGCTCGAGGACCTCACCAGCGTTGTGGAGGCCAAGAACCTTGAAGGCAAGGTCATCAAGGACACCCTGTACACAGGCGTACTGGCTCCGGGCACCTTCGACGGCAAGCTTGCTGCACTGAACTACGTCTTGACCGTCTTTGCTGTTTGGTACTCGGACTCCCTGCTCAAGGAAAACGGCTGGACCGTTCCGAAGACCTGGGATGAGATGTACGCACTCGGCGAGCAGGCCAAAGCCAAGGGCAAGTACCTCTTTGTCTGGGGCAAGGAAGCGGCCACGTACTACCAGGAACTGGCCATTGCCTCCGCCATCAAGGAAGGTGGCGACGACGTTCGCCTCGCCCTGGAGAACCTCAAGGCCGATTGCTGGTCGCACCCGGCCATCCAGTCCGTCTTCACGGCTCTGGACAAGATCGTCAAGGCCGGCTTCTTCAAGCCCGGTGGTTCCGGCACCCAGTTCACGGCCGCCCAGGCACAGTGGAGCAACGCCCAGGAGGCCGTGTTCTACCCCTCGGGTTCCTGGATCGAGAACGAAATGAAGGACCAGACCAAGGCCGGCTTCAACATGATGGGTGCCCCGGCCCCGTCCGTGAGCGCCAGCCCCAAGATGCCGCAGACAGCACTTCACAGCGCTGCAGGCGAGCCGTTCATTGTTCCGAGCCAGGGCAAGAACGCCGCCGGTGGCAAGGAGCTGCTCCGGATCATGCTCTCCAAGGAAGCTGCCACCAACTTCGCCAAAACCAAGCTCGCACCCACGATCGTCAAGGACACCGTCCCGGCCGATGGTTTCGGGTCCACGGCCCTGGTTTCGCAGACGAAAATGCTCAGCGACGCCGGCGAGAACATCTACACCTGGAACTTCATCGACCTGTACGGCACCAACAAGGACCAGCTGGTGGTTTGGAACACCTTCCTGGACGGCAAGTCCGACGTTGCAACCCTCACCTCGGCACTCCAGAACATCACCGACAAGGTCCGCAATGACAGCTCGGTCAAGAAGATCGAAGTGAAGTGA